A region from the Nonlabens sp. YIK11 genome encodes:
- a CDS encoding GLPGLI family protein — protein sequence MLRLFSLILIFNYSLLFSQVEQEVTSIAYLHSYKLTDASESYRQVNMNLQIFGNESSFQSYNQRVLDTLIRDKQAVDADISRLTTDLKYHIYINGKSAVFTDRFTSAEYQYVEKLDYEWELLDGQKIIKGFKCYKARIFYDGREWVAWYTPEIPLNAGPYKFKGLPGLIMRVADKDELFIYEYAASKMRNKTDLKKFFYVYGFDNLVKVEKDLYLKTRKLYKNLSSDEQLNFNRKGGKLIRIGEENRMRRKFIEKPNHIFPEIDKVK from the coding sequence ATGCTAAGATTATTTTCCTTAATTTTAATTTTCAATTATTCATTACTCTTTTCGCAAGTAGAGCAAGAGGTTACATCTATTGCATATTTGCATTCATATAAACTTACAGATGCTAGTGAAAGTTATCGACAAGTAAACATGAATTTACAGATATTCGGTAATGAATCTAGTTTCCAGAGTTATAATCAACGTGTCCTAGATACTCTTATACGAGATAAACAAGCAGTTGATGCAGATATTTCTAGACTCACCACGGATTTAAAGTATCATATATATATCAACGGTAAGAGTGCTGTTTTTACAGATCGTTTTACAAGCGCAGAATATCAGTATGTCGAGAAGTTAGATTATGAATGGGAACTGTTGGATGGTCAGAAAATTATAAAAGGATTTAAATGTTATAAAGCAAGAATTTTTTATGATGGTCGAGAATGGGTGGCATGGTACACTCCTGAGATTCCTTTAAATGCAGGACCTTATAAATTTAAAGGTCTACCAGGTTTAATTATGCGAGTTGCTGATAAGGATGAATTGTTTATTTATGAATATGCCGCATCGAAAATGAGAAATAAAACAGACCTTAAGAAGTTTTTTTATGTTTATGGTTTTGACAATCTTGTTAAAGTTGAAAAAGATTTATACTTAAAAACTCGAAAACTATATAAGAATCTAAGTTCTGATGAGCAGCTTAATTTCAATAGAAAAGGAGGCAAACTCATAAGGATTGGTGAAGAAAATCGTATGCGTAGAAAGTTCATTGAAAAACCAAATCACATATTCCCAGAAATAGATAAAGTTAAATAA
- a CDS encoding GLPGLI family protein, whose product MIFRILAVFIITSSAVYAQKADKQTAITAVAYLYSFKINESDVQPKQENMNLIVDGSETSFQSYNLRKMDTIKATTTYTDVNDPKRIENNRKYKSFNKYNIYTNGMEVTFNSKLGMDVYVYEETLNLDWQLGSDTKEIMGYTCKNARVSYGGRQWEVWYAPDLPFNAGPYKFKGLPGLILKATEDTGNFDFEAAAMRSKKKVPLQYAFHSKSKNELIKTTREEFNKIQASYEGLSFNEKMNFGRTDGSRIVVTQMWDKDGNEEDLRELDQAPEKRRLFIEVDHQ is encoded by the coding sequence ATGATATTCAGAATCTTAGCAGTATTCATAATTACTTCTAGTGCAGTTTATGCTCAAAAAGCAGACAAGCAAACCGCCATTACAGCCGTCGCATACCTTTATTCTTTTAAGATAAATGAATCTGATGTTCAGCCTAAGCAGGAAAATATGAACTTGATCGTGGATGGTAGTGAAACAAGTTTTCAATCCTACAATTTGCGTAAGATGGATACGATCAAAGCCACAACTACCTATACGGATGTAAATGATCCAAAGAGGATAGAAAACAACCGCAAGTATAAATCGTTCAACAAGTACAATATTTATACAAATGGTATGGAAGTGACCTTCAATTCTAAATTGGGAATGGATGTATACGTTTATGAAGAAACTCTGAATCTGGATTGGCAGTTGGGAAGTGATACCAAGGAAATTATGGGTTACACCTGTAAGAATGCCCGTGTGTCTTATGGCGGTAGGCAATGGGAAGTCTGGTATGCACCAGATTTGCCTTTCAATGCAGGACCTTATAAATTTAAAGGTTTACCAGGATTGATTTTAAAAGCTACAGAAGATACCGGCAATTTTGATTTTGAAGCCGCCGCCATGAGAAGTAAAAAGAAAGTCCCATTACAGTACGCTTTTCATTCTAAGTCAAAAAATGAATTAATTAAGACAACGCGAGAAGAGTTTAACAAGATTCAGGCTTCTTATGAAGGTCTTAGTTTCAATGAAAAAATGAATTTTGGCAGAACAGATGGTTCTAGAATCGTCGTTACCCAAATGTGGGACAAAGATGGTAATGAAGAGGATTTGAGAGAATTAGATCAAGCACCTGAAAAAAGGCGACTCTTTATTGAGGTCGATCACCAATAA
- a CDS encoding GLPGLI family protein: MYQSFLSTIFLLFAVAISIAQKNNTSEILQVTYDHSYKLLESDTLHKHETMRLLIQGMRTSFMENFQYKSDSIIKKNSTHLPTTEEEADILLQANQKTDNLYRIHADPEKLGYYSPLGIHTVYRYEEIPSMEWQLTGASRNILGYSCKSATVSYGGRAWTAWYAPELPYNAGPYKFKGLPGLILSIHDATNDFSFAIVGLKKIQSTEFLNVSPATKFEKAEKVTQKEFNKLKRAFDQLSIVEKLNYGSTSTISIINSSGEDLTKQRKFNKRLEGKRVYMEQ; the protein is encoded by the coding sequence ATGTACCAGTCGTTTTTATCTACAATATTTTTACTTTTTGCTGTAGCTATCAGTATTGCTCAGAAAAACAATACATCAGAAATTCTTCAAGTGACTTATGACCACAGTTACAAGTTATTAGAATCTGATACCCTACATAAGCATGAAACAATGCGTTTGCTTATTCAAGGTATGCGCACCAGCTTTATGGAAAATTTTCAATACAAGTCTGACTCCATTATCAAAAAGAATAGCACTCACTTACCCACGACAGAAGAAGAAGCGGACATTCTCCTACAAGCCAACCAAAAAACGGATAATCTTTATCGCATTCATGCCGACCCAGAGAAACTAGGCTATTACAGTCCATTAGGTATTCACACCGTCTACCGTTATGAAGAAATTCCATCGATGGAATGGCAATTGACAGGAGCATCAAGGAATATCTTGGGATATTCTTGTAAAAGTGCAACAGTATCATATGGTGGTAGAGCCTGGACCGCTTGGTACGCGCCAGAATTACCCTATAATGCTGGACCCTACAAATTTAAAGGGTTGCCAGGACTTATACTTTCCATACACGATGCGACTAATGATTTTTCCTTTGCGATCGTTGGATTGAAAAAAATACAGTCAACGGAATTTCTCAACGTATCTCCCGCGACAAAATTTGAAAAGGCCGAAAAAGTCACACAGAAAGAATTTAACAAACTCAAGCGCGCATTTGATCAGTTGTCTATCGTTGAGAAATTAAACTATGGTAGTACTAGTACGATTAGCATTATTAACTCCAGCGGTGAAGATCTTACCAAGCAAAGAAAGTTTAATAAACGATTAGAAGGGAAGCGGGTTTATATGGAACAGTAA
- a CDS encoding M28 family peptidase: MRLITLLFLFATSIAFAQVPSEHQQDLYNIIDEVSAERIESDVRTLAGFGTRNTFSDTISDTRGIGAARRWIKAEFDKISSECGGCLEVFYQKDLVTKEMSNRIPMDTYVVNVIAIQRGSTNPNDFVMMSGDIDSRNSDGSDYTKDAPGANDNASGMAGTIEAARVLSKRKFRNSIVYVGLSGEEQGLFGGKSFAEYAQKNEWNVIGFLNNDMIGNIEGVDGVIDNREFRIFSEPTDPTETERERNGRRFYGGEVDGISRQLARYIYKSVNTYMPEMHPMMVYRLDRFGRGGHHRPFNDLGFAGVRIMEAHENYTQQHQDIRVEDGIAYGDVVEHVNFPYARKLTAVNAINLAQLAWAPTRPMNLKIGGIVEANAKLQWDAVDGAVGYKVYWRDTTSPTWDNSRYVGNMTSFELEEIVIDNSFFGVAAVGADGVESVVSFPSGIMR; the protein is encoded by the coding sequence ATGCGTTTAATTACCTTATTATTTCTTTTTGCAACCAGCATAGCTTTTGCCCAGGTACCATCAGAACATCAGCAGGATTTATATAACATTATTGATGAAGTGAGCGCAGAGCGCATCGAGAGCGACGTACGTACGCTAGCAGGATTTGGTACTCGCAACACGTTTTCTGACACCATAAGCGACACGCGCGGTATAGGCGCCGCCAGACGATGGATCAAAGCAGAATTTGATAAAATAAGCAGTGAATGTGGCGGTTGTCTGGAAGTCTTCTACCAGAAGGACCTTGTAACTAAAGAAATGAGCAACCGTATTCCCATGGATACTTATGTGGTCAATGTGATTGCCATCCAGCGAGGCTCCACAAATCCCAATGATTTTGTGATGATGAGCGGTGATATTGATTCCCGCAACAGCGATGGTTCTGATTATACTAAGGACGCTCCTGGAGCCAATGATAATGCTAGCGGTATGGCAGGAACGATTGAGGCTGCGCGAGTGCTAAGCAAGCGTAAGTTTAGAAACTCCATCGTTTATGTAGGATTGAGTGGTGAGGAACAAGGATTGTTTGGCGGGAAAAGTTTTGCAGAGTATGCCCAGAAAAATGAATGGAACGTGATAGGTTTCTTGAATAACGATATGATAGGAAATATTGAAGGTGTCGATGGCGTGATTGACAATCGTGAATTTAGAATCTTCTCTGAACCTACAGACCCAACTGAAACCGAGCGCGAGCGCAACGGTCGCCGTTTCTATGGTGGCGAGGTCGATGGGATCTCAAGACAACTGGCCAGATACATTTATAAATCAGTAAATACGTATATGCCAGAGATGCATCCTATGATGGTATATCGCTTGGATCGTTTTGGCCGCGGTGGACATCACAGACCATTTAACGATCTGGGATTTGCAGGAGTTCGCATCATGGAAGCGCATGAAAACTATACTCAGCAACATCAAGACATACGTGTAGAAGATGGCATCGCTTATGGTGACGTAGTAGAACACGTGAACTTCCCATATGCGAGAAAATTGACAGCTGTCAATGCCATTAATTTGGCACAATTAGCTTGGGCTCCTACCCGACCTATGAATTTAAAAATAGGCGGAATCGTAGAGGCAAATGCAAAGCTACAATGGGACGCGGTAGATGGCGCCGTAGGATACAAGGTGTACTGGCGTGATACCACGAGTCCAACTTGGGATAACTCACGATATGTAGGTAATATGACCTCTTTTGAGCTGGAAGAAATCGTGATCGACAATTCCTTTTTTGGAGTAGCTGCTGTAGGTGCAGATGGCGTTGAAAGTGTCGTGTCGTTCCCATCGGGAATCATGAGGTAG
- a CDS encoding TonB-dependent receptor gives MLHKTKILKNLILILTVFGTIVTNAQQIEIKGVLQDSLQQPVAFATIIASSDIDENNVLGYTTSADNGVFLLKIKQASPLDSLWITIRHLEHARRQLHLKAVSQNITVILEKQENQLKEVQLKAKRTIEVKGDTITYNVEGLKKEKDYTIEEVIARIPGVEISDSGQIKYKDKAISHLYLNGVDLLEGRYNIATRGIPADAVEDIDIMKKHNHARIDKGRSESDDVAFNLKIKKDRSLVFGSTKADAGVPFLTGLAEGSPIYIEDNFQDIASVKINNIGKSLASNGTNLTQGNADLSTLELPDVDILTEPNTNGTSISDSYWLDNESFSITNDALIKSSDQVIFKAGTTYNKADNQIDRFSNATYFFDNDSTQVNRQTRNKLQEELFYLGLVQEINKDRLYLNNKIKLSTERTDGLSSNIQNGETIDYSYDRSTTRLSDLLEFKTTIGEQVLNNGFLIEFSESKETSFTTPAVFTDQIPSVINPDVTTQNIKTKRFNIGGYSGFTFLIGKTKWEAKQRLQWSSENLQSDLFQQSTTNDRSQSSFPFASDFELNQLESSTSLKSSYQIGKFKLRVTPQISYLYLDKEELLQTDLNQKEDYLFFEPSASLSYKLSYKWNFSLSGSCNLSTSRFSQLYNGIALRDFTSLGRNPDAINVTRATSAIFFINYDDILSGFFFNNSTRFNDNTSDFTFSSNIDENGLIQTIAIERENNSTSFSNSSNFTKRFFKILRTDLRYSFSYFEGEQFFNGNAQEFKNTNHSINLELGLDNNTWYGITYNGGFNYGISKVTNLRNTNLFLKHKLELDFYTSSKSRLNVGLESVSSTTSTNDVTNNNTLTNISYYYKPNKKLFLRVSMNNIFNEDFFTTVQNSSNFISQSQFSLRPRQFTIGLNYSL, from the coding sequence TTGCTTCACAAAACCAAAATTTTAAAAAACCTAATACTAATTCTCACGGTCTTTGGAACAATAGTAACTAATGCTCAGCAAATAGAAATTAAAGGAGTTCTTCAAGATTCTCTCCAGCAACCTGTAGCCTTTGCCACCATCATCGCCTCTAGTGACATTGACGAAAACAACGTGCTGGGCTACACAACTAGCGCAGATAATGGTGTATTCTTACTTAAAATAAAACAGGCAAGTCCATTGGATTCTTTATGGATCACGATACGGCACCTAGAACACGCAAGAAGGCAATTGCATCTTAAAGCTGTTTCTCAAAACATCACGGTGATTCTTGAAAAACAAGAAAACCAACTCAAAGAGGTTCAACTAAAGGCAAAACGAACTATTGAGGTTAAAGGCGATACTATAACCTATAATGTAGAAGGCCTTAAAAAAGAAAAGGATTATACGATTGAAGAAGTGATCGCACGCATTCCTGGTGTAGAAATTTCTGATAGTGGACAGATCAAGTATAAAGATAAGGCCATAAGCCATTTGTATCTTAATGGCGTTGACTTGTTGGAAGGTCGCTATAACATTGCTACACGCGGCATTCCAGCAGATGCAGTAGAGGATATCGACATTATGAAAAAACATAATCACGCACGTATAGATAAAGGGCGATCGGAAAGTGACGATGTAGCCTTCAATCTAAAAATCAAGAAAGATCGCAGTCTGGTTTTTGGCAGTACCAAGGCAGATGCTGGTGTACCGTTTCTAACGGGTCTTGCAGAAGGTTCGCCCATATATATTGAAGACAACTTTCAGGATATTGCAAGCGTTAAAATCAACAATATAGGTAAATCCCTTGCAAGTAATGGAACTAACCTAACCCAGGGAAATGCAGATCTATCGACATTAGAGCTGCCAGATGTTGATATTCTCACTGAACCTAATACGAACGGTACGTCAATATCAGATTCCTACTGGCTGGATAATGAATCATTTTCCATAACAAACGATGCTTTAATCAAAAGCAGTGACCAAGTGATCTTTAAAGCAGGTACAACCTATAATAAGGCTGATAATCAGATTGATCGCTTTTCAAATGCTACCTATTTCTTTGATAACGACAGCACGCAAGTCAACCGCCAGACCAGAAATAAGTTGCAGGAAGAACTATTTTATTTAGGGTTGGTACAAGAAATCAATAAAGATCGATTGTACCTCAATAACAAGATAAAACTAAGCACAGAACGTACAGATGGATTATCCAGTAATATCCAGAATGGAGAAACAATTGATTATTCCTATGATCGTAGTACTACCAGACTTTCTGACTTGCTGGAGTTTAAAACAACGATAGGTGAGCAGGTCTTGAACAATGGCTTCCTTATTGAATTTTCAGAATCTAAAGAAACAAGTTTTACCACACCTGCAGTTTTTACCGATCAGATTCCCAGTGTCATAAATCCAGACGTAACCACTCAAAATATTAAGACAAAACGTTTTAATATAGGTGGATATTCTGGATTTACATTTCTTATAGGCAAAACAAAATGGGAAGCAAAGCAACGCCTTCAATGGAGCTCAGAGAATTTACAGAGTGACTTATTTCAACAGTCTACAACTAACGACCGTTCTCAATCCAGTTTTCCCTTTGCAAGTGATTTTGAACTGAATCAACTAGAGTCGTCAACTTCATTGAAGAGCAGCTATCAAATCGGTAAGTTTAAATTAAGAGTGACACCACAGATTTCTTACCTGTATCTTGACAAAGAAGAACTCCTGCAAACAGATCTCAACCAAAAAGAAGATTATCTGTTTTTTGAACCCAGCGCAAGCCTGTCCTATAAATTGAGTTATAAATGGAATTTTTCGCTTTCTGGATCATGCAATTTGAGCACTTCTAGGTTTTCTCAATTATACAATGGTATTGCGTTACGCGATTTCACCTCTCTAGGTAGGAATCCAGACGCCATTAATGTTACAAGAGCTACCAGCGCCATATTCTTTATCAACTATGACGACATCCTGTCTGGCTTTTTCTTTAATAACAGCACGAGATTCAACGATAATACCTCAGACTTTACCTTTAGTAGCAATATTGATGAAAATGGTCTTATACAAACTATTGCTATTGAACGTGAGAATAATTCCACATCGTTTTCCAATTCAAGTAATTTTACTAAAAGATTTTTTAAAATCCTGCGTACGGACTTGCGATATTCCTTTAGTTATTTTGAAGGAGAACAGTTCTTTAACGGCAATGCCCAGGAATTTAAGAATACGAACCATTCGATTAATCTGGAGTTAGGGTTAGATAACAATACTTGGTACGGCATCACTTACAATGGTGGTTTTAATTATGGAATTTCAAAAGTGACAAACCTTAGAAATACAAATTTGTTTTTAAAGCATAAACTGGAGCTCGATTTCTACACTAGTTCAAAATCTCGACTCAATGTAGGACTTGAATCGGTAAGCTCCACAACATCTACAAATGATGTTACGAACAACAATACTTTGACCAATATTTCCTACTACTACAAGCCGAACAAAAAACTATTTCTAAGAGTCTCAATGAACAATATTTTTAACGAGGATTTTTTCACCACAGTTCAAAATAGCTCCAACTTCATCAGTCAATCTCAGTTTTCTCTGCGACCACGACAGTTTACTATAGGGCTTAATTACTCTTTGTAG
- a CDS encoding four helix bundle protein — protein sequence MHQFEKLKIWQKAMDLVLDVYKATEQFPKEEKYGLISQMQRSAVSIPSNIAEGSGRNSNQQFNYFLAIASGSTSELITQTFLSEKLINEETAGNIVDQCVEISKMNIALQKSLSKKV from the coding sequence ATGCATCAATTTGAGAAACTTAAGATTTGGCAGAAAGCGATGGATCTTGTTCTTGATGTGTATAAAGCTACAGAGCAATTTCCTAAAGAAGAAAAATATGGTTTGATCTCACAAATGCAAAGAAGTGCCGTTTCAATTCCGTCAAATATTGCTGAAGGTTCTGGACGGAACAGTAACCAACAGTTTAATTATTTCCTAGCTATCGCGTCAGGCAGTACGTCAGAATTAATCACTCAAACGTTTCTGTCCGAAAAACTAATCAATGAAGAAACCGCAGGAAATATCGTTGATCAATGCGTTGAGATTAGTAAAATGAATATAGCACTACAAAAATCACTAAGTAAAAAAGTCTAA
- a CDS encoding mechanosensitive ion channel family protein — MEDFKIENVIAIVLEYGIPVLKAIALYIIGAWLISRAIKVTSKIMAKREYEITLQKFLLNIIRWVLWILLIVAIVGTLGIETSGFAAALAAMGLAIGLALQGSLSNFAGGVLLLLFKPFKVGDTVEAQGITGTIQEIDILQTKVLMFNRKTAIIPNGPLLNGNIINFDTSGILRVETEIGVSYDADIPKTIEALRKLATDHPLTLEDPAPIVEVVTNADSSINILVRPYTLTADHWPVYFYLQKNFKPTLDAIGVEIPYPHHVEIRKNEE; from the coding sequence ATGGAAGATTTTAAAATAGAGAATGTTATTGCTATAGTGCTGGAATATGGTATTCCCGTGTTGAAGGCTATTGCATTATACATCATAGGCGCATGGCTCATTAGTAGAGCCATCAAAGTAACGAGTAAAATCATGGCAAAGCGTGAGTATGAAATCACGCTTCAAAAGTTTCTCTTGAACATCATTCGCTGGGTTCTTTGGATCTTATTGATTGTTGCTATTGTAGGAACTCTAGGTATAGAAACTAGTGGTTTTGCTGCCGCTCTTGCCGCGATGGGTCTTGCAATAGGTCTTGCCCTGCAGGGATCGCTTTCCAATTTTGCCGGTGGCGTGTTGCTATTGCTTTTCAAGCCTTTCAAGGTAGGTGACACGGTAGAGGCACAAGGCATCACTGGTACGATTCAAGAAATTGACATTTTACAAACTAAGGTGTTGATGTTTAACCGTAAAACGGCGATCATCCCTAATGGTCCATTACTCAACGGTAACATTATCAACTTTGATACTTCGGGAATCCTGAGAGTGGAAACTGAAATAGGTGTAAGCTATGATGCTGACATACCCAAAACTATTGAAGCGCTTAGAAAACTAGCTACAGACCATCCATTGACGCTGGAAGATCCAGCTCCTATTGTAGAAGTAGTTACTAATGCTGATAGCAGCATCAATATTTTAGTAAGACCATACACCTTAACCGCAGACCACTGGCCGGTGTATTTCTATCTACAGAAAAACTTTAAACCAACGCTGGATGCGATAGGTGTCGAGATACCTTATCCTCATCACGTGGAGATTCGCAAAAACGAAGAGTAA
- a CDS encoding acyl-CoA dehydrogenase family protein: MSTETAEKKMIRGGQFIVTETAAEDVFTPEDFTEEQQMMKESVREFVDKEIVPHKERFEKKDYALTEEVMRKAGEMGFLGIAVPEEYDGLGMGFVSTMLVCDYISGATGSIATAFGAHTGIGTMPITLYGTEEQKKKYVPKLATGEWFGAYCLTEPGAGSDANSGKTKAELTEDGKHYKINGQKMWISNAGFCNVFVVFARMGDDKNITGFIVENDPSNGISMGEEEHKLGIHSSSTRQVFFNDTLVPVENMLAGQGEGFKIAMNALNVGRIKLAAACLDAQRRVISLATQYANDREQFNTPIAKFGAIRKKIADMATNAYVGESASYRAAKDIENRIHARQEAGETFAQSELKGVEEFAIECSILKVAVSEDMQECSDEGIQIYGGMGFSADAPMEAAWRDARISRIYEGTNEINRMLAVGMLVKKAMKGHVNLLEPAMAVGQELTSIPSFDTPDYSQLFAEEKEMLAKLKKVFLMVAGSAVQKLGTELEKHQQLLLAASDILIEIYMAESAILRTEKNANRYGEDSQKEQIAMSKLYLYKASKIIQAKAEEGIASFAEGDEQRMMLMGLKRFTKYANLPNVIELRNTIADKVTEENKYPF, encoded by the coding sequence ATGAGTACAGAAACAGCAGAAAAGAAAATGATCCGCGGTGGTCAGTTTATAGTAACAGAAACAGCCGCAGAAGATGTGTTCACTCCTGAAGATTTCACGGAAGAACAACAGATGATGAAGGAATCTGTCCGCGAGTTTGTGGACAAGGAAATAGTGCCTCATAAAGAACGTTTTGAAAAGAAAGACTATGCACTGACTGAAGAAGTCATGCGCAAAGCTGGAGAAATGGGCTTTTTAGGTATCGCGGTACCAGAAGAATACGACGGTCTAGGAATGGGATTTGTCTCTACGATGTTGGTCTGTGACTACATCTCTGGGGCCACTGGTTCTATCGCTACCGCTTTTGGTGCACATACAGGAATTGGTACGATGCCAATTACTTTGTACGGAACCGAAGAGCAAAAGAAAAAGTATGTTCCTAAACTCGCAACTGGTGAGTGGTTTGGAGCTTACTGTTTGACCGAGCCAGGCGCAGGATCTGATGCCAACTCTGGTAAAACGAAAGCAGAACTTACTGAAGACGGAAAGCACTACAAGATCAACGGTCAAAAAATGTGGATCTCTAATGCTGGATTCTGTAATGTGTTTGTGGTTTTCGCACGTATGGGCGATGACAAAAATATCACAGGATTTATTGTAGAAAACGATCCAAGTAATGGAATATCCATGGGTGAAGAAGAGCACAAGCTAGGTATCCACTCATCCTCTACGCGTCAGGTGTTTTTCAACGATACCTTAGTACCGGTAGAGAATATGCTTGCAGGTCAAGGCGAAGGTTTTAAAATCGCCATGAACGCCTTGAACGTAGGTCGTATCAAGTTAGCAGCAGCATGTCTGGATGCACAACGTCGTGTGATCTCGTTAGCTACACAATATGCTAACGATCGTGAGCAGTTCAATACTCCTATTGCTAAGTTCGGTGCGATACGCAAGAAGATTGCAGATATGGCCACCAACGCTTATGTGGGTGAAAGTGCTTCTTACCGTGCGGCTAAAGACATTGAAAACAGAATCCATGCAAGACAAGAAGCTGGAGAGACATTCGCACAGTCAGAATTGAAAGGTGTTGAGGAGTTTGCTATTGAATGTTCTATTCTTAAAGTAGCTGTTTCTGAAGATATGCAGGAATGTAGCGATGAAGGAATCCAGATCTATGGTGGTATGGGCTTTAGTGCAGATGCTCCTATGGAGGCTGCCTGGAGAGATGCACGTATCTCAAGAATCTATGAAGGAACTAATGAAATCAACCGCATGCTAGCTGTTGGAATGTTAGTAAAGAAAGCGATGAAAGGTCACGTTAACTTGCTTGAGCCAGCAATGGCAGTAGGTCAGGAATTGACTTCTATTCCATCTTTTGACACGCCAGATTATTCACAGCTATTTGCAGAAGAGAAGGAAATGCTGGCCAAACTCAAGAAAGTATTCTTGATGGTAGCTGGTAGCGCTGTTCAAAAATTAGGAACCGAGTTAGAGAAGCATCAACAACTGCTGCTGGCAGCATCTGATATATTGATCGAGATCTATATGGCAGAAAGTGCGATCCTAAGAACAGAGAAAAATGCAAACCGTTATGGTGAAGATTCTCAAAAAGAGCAGATCGCGATGTCCAAGCTATACTTGTACAAAGCTTCCAAGATCATCCAGGCAAAAGCTGAAGAAGGAATCGCAAGCTTTGCTGAAGGTGATGAACAACGCATGATGTTGATGGGCTTGAAACGTTTTACTAAGTACGCTAACTTGCCTAACGTGATCGAGTTGAGAAACACGATCGCAGACAAAGTCACAGAAGAAAATAAGTACCCTTTCTAG
- a CDS encoding acetyl-CoA C-acyltransferase has product MSKTAYIVAAKRTAVGKSGRGVFRFKRPDELAAETIQGMLKDLPDFDKGRIDDMIIGNAMPEAEQGLNMARQISLLALDRVDVPGTTINRWCASGLDAIGAAVARIQSGMAECIVAGGVESMSYVPMGGYKPTPDYKLAKQGHEDYYWGMGLTAEEVANEYNVSREEQDQFAYESQMKALKAQEENRFQDQIVPIEVEEVYLDENGKKQTRTYTVTKDEGPRKGTNVEALSKLRPVFAAGGSVTAGNSSQTSDGAAFTLVMSEEMVNELGIKPIAKMVSFAVAAVEPRVMGIAPIVAIPKALKQAGLKKEDMALIELNEAFASQSVAVVRELDLNKDIVNVNGGAIALGHPLGCTGAKLSVQIFDEMRKRGHQGKHCMVTMCVGTGQGAAGIFEFLN; this is encoded by the coding sequence ATGAGTAAAACAGCATATATAGTAGCCGCAAAAAGAACTGCGGTAGGAAAATCTGGTAGAGGCGTCTTTCGGTTCAAAAGACCTGATGAACTCGCTGCAGAAACCATTCAAGGAATGTTGAAAGATCTTCCTGATTTTGATAAAGGCCGTATTGATGATATGATCATTGGTAATGCAATGCCCGAAGCCGAACAAGGTTTGAACATGGCGCGCCAAATCTCACTTTTGGCATTGGATCGAGTTGACGTTCCTGGAACCACTATAAATAGATGGTGTGCCTCAGGTCTGGACGCGATAGGTGCAGCCGTAGCAAGAATACAGTCAGGAATGGCAGAATGTATTGTTGCTGGTGGTGTAGAAAGTATGAGTTACGTTCCCATGGGTGGTTACAAACCAACTCCAGATTACAAACTGGCCAAACAAGGTCACGAAGATTACTATTGGGGAATGGGCCTTACTGCCGAGGAAGTCGCAAACGAATACAACGTTTCTCGTGAAGAGCAAGATCAATTTGCATACGAGTCTCAAATGAAAGCCCTAAAAGCTCAAGAAGAGAATCGTTTCCAAGATCAGATTGTGCCTATCGAGGTTGAAGAAGTCTATCTAGATGAGAACGGCAAAAAACAAACAAGAACCTACACTGTAACTAAGGATGAAGGTCCGCGTAAGGGAACAAACGTAGAAGCCCTATCAAAATTAAGACCTGTATTTGCCGCTGGCGGTAGTGTTACTGCTGGTAACTCTTCACAAACCAGTGATGGTGCAGCTTTCACGCTGGTGATGAGTGAAGAAATGGTGAACGAACTAGGTATAAAACCTATTGCAAAAATGGTAAGTTTTGCCGTTGCAGCCGTTGAACCACGCGTGATGGGAATTGCTCCCATCGTTGCAATTCCCAAGGCTTTAAAGCAAGCCGGTCTTAAAAAAGAAGACATGGCATTGATCGAGTTGAACGAGGCTTTTGCGAGTCAGTCCGTAGCTGTCGTGCGTGAGTTGGATCTTAATAAAGACATCGTCAACGTCAATGGCGGCGCGATCGCATTGGGTCACCCACTAGGATGTACGGGGGCAAAGCTATCGGTGCAGATTTTTGATGAAATGCGCAAGCGTGGCCATCAAGGCAAGCACTGTATGGTGACTATGTGCGTGGGTACCGGACAAGGAGCGGCTGGAATATTTGAATTTTTGAATTAA